The proteins below come from a single Dinghuibacter silviterrae genomic window:
- a CDS encoding TonB-dependent receptor, producing the protein MAQKDTLPEVVVQGFASGQRLSEAPSAIGYLTEKDLQRTQGTSLLPAMNTIPGVRMEERSPQSYRLSIRGSLLRSPFGVRNVKIYWDDMPLTDAGGNTYINVLDMNTFQSIEVLKGPGGSMYGANTGGVVLFHGDTSTGSRVQLRGGSYNQWGEDAMGQARYKGLFNAAFQSHSQADGYRDHSASHKDTYQDWGHIKISKNDQLDWLGLYTDLFYQTPGGLTAAQLAQNPKAARPNSPTIPGAVQQQAAIYAQTWFAGLTNRYDAGGGWTNATTVLASGTHFDNPFLTDYEQRRELTLDALTRWIYDRAAWRVVLGAEYQYTRSFIHDWGNSRGTPDTTQSYNKLEAFQFLPYAQAEWRFAPRWLVQAGMSVNTFQYHYTPLIIGTPQRINLDAQVLPRLSLQYVFVPGVLSVYTTVSQGYSPPTIAEIFPGTALLYNHLQPEEGWNYEFGVKGYFLQNLLQVTLAAYEFRLRHTITPRYDSAGHAYYVNAGNTSQKGVEAQVTAWLHGVRVFASYALQDYHFTNNTEVGHPLTGVPGNVLVLGADAKIKWGVYVNTTFTYTDKLPLDDASDAWAGSYDLWQAKLGWERKKINVFAGMDNILNQVYSLGNDLNAAGGRYYNTAPGRNVFAGCSVRIP; encoded by the coding sequence ATGGCTCAGAAAGACACGCTCCCCGAGGTCGTTGTCCAGGGCTTTGCGTCCGGTCAGCGGCTGTCCGAAGCCCCCTCGGCCATCGGGTACCTGACGGAGAAAGACCTCCAGCGGACACAAGGTACCTCGCTCCTCCCCGCGATGAATACGATCCCCGGTGTACGGATGGAAGAACGTTCTCCGCAAAGCTACCGGTTATCGATCCGGGGGAGTCTGCTGCGGTCTCCCTTCGGCGTGCGCAACGTCAAGATCTATTGGGACGATATGCCCCTGACCGATGCGGGCGGGAACACATACATCAACGTCCTGGACATGAATACCTTCCAAAGCATCGAGGTGCTCAAGGGCCCGGGGGGCAGCATGTACGGGGCGAATACCGGGGGCGTGGTCCTTTTTCACGGGGATACGTCTACGGGGAGCCGGGTGCAGCTAAGAGGTGGCTCCTACAATCAATGGGGGGAAGATGCGATGGGACAGGCGCGCTATAAGGGACTTTTCAACGCCGCGTTTCAAAGCCACAGCCAGGCGGACGGTTATCGCGATCACAGTGCGTCGCACAAGGATACCTACCAGGACTGGGGCCACATAAAAATCTCGAAAAACGACCAGCTCGACTGGCTGGGGCTATATACCGATCTTTTCTATCAAACCCCCGGAGGGCTCACGGCCGCACAACTGGCGCAAAATCCCAAGGCGGCCCGCCCCAATTCCCCGACGATCCCGGGCGCGGTCCAGCAACAGGCGGCGATCTATGCCCAGACGTGGTTTGCGGGTCTCACCAACCGGTATGATGCCGGGGGCGGGTGGACCAATGCGACGACCGTTTTGGCGTCGGGTACGCATTTTGACAACCCGTTTTTGACTGACTATGAACAGCGAAGAGAGCTCACCCTGGACGCGCTGACGCGCTGGATTTACGACAGGGCTGCGTGGCGGGTCGTCCTGGGGGCTGAATATCAATACACGCGCTCTTTTATACATGACTGGGGAAACAGCCGTGGTACGCCCGACACCACGCAGTCATACAACAAGCTGGAGGCCTTTCAGTTCCTGCCTTATGCTCAGGCTGAATGGCGCTTTGCACCGCGCTGGCTGGTTCAGGCGGGCATGAGTGTCAATACGTTCCAGTATCATTACACGCCGCTTATCATAGGTACGCCTCAGCGGATCAACCTGGACGCCCAGGTCCTGCCGCGGTTGTCGCTCCAATACGTTTTTGTGCCTGGGGTTCTTTCCGTCTACACCACGGTCAGCCAGGGGTATTCGCCACCGACCATTGCGGAGATCTTCCCGGGGACGGCGCTTTTGTACAACCACCTCCAGCCGGAAGAGGGATGGAACTATGAATTCGGAGTAAAAGGATATTTTTTACAAAACCTGCTCCAGGTAACCCTGGCGGCTTACGAATTCAGGCTCCGGCATACCATCACGCCCCGGTATGACAGCGCCGGTCACGCGTACTATGTCAACGCGGGGAATACCAGCCAGAAGGGGGTGGAGGCCCAGGTAACCGCGTGGTTGCATGGGGTAAGGGTGTTCGCTTCCTACGCCCTCCAGGACTACCACTTTACCAACAATACGGAAGTGGGGCACCCGCTGACCGGCGTCCCCGGGAACGTCCTGGTCCTCGGGGCGGATGCCAAAATCAAGTGGGGCGTTTATGTGAACACCACGTTTACGTATACGGACAAACTCCCCCTGGACGACGCCAGCGACGCCTGGGCAGGGTCTTATGACCTGTGGCAGGCGAAACTCGGCTGGGAACGAAAAAAAATTAACGTTTTTGCGGGGATGGACAACATCCTGAACCAGGTCTATAGTTTGGGGAACGACCTCAACGCCGCGGGCGGCCGTTACTATAATACGGCGCCGGGACGGAACGTCTTCGCGGGCTGTTCGGTCAGAATACCCTAA
- a CDS encoding alpha/beta hydrolase, with protein sequence MTVYCISGLGADARVFEHLTLPGLELVHLPWLQPLAHEPIAAYAARMTAAVRHEKPILMGMSFGGIMAIEMAKYLPLHRLWLISTVKQRREMPLYMRMGKTLPLHKLFLPLNPQRWMGPLENYNLGVETPDEYAMVAEYRRSVNTAYLRWAINAIINWEASSPPGKSLHIHGGKDRIFPVGLAKPDHIIPGAGHLMVHNRADQVSRLLLADL encoded by the coding sequence ATGACCGTGTATTGCATCAGCGGTCTTGGCGCGGATGCCCGCGTATTTGAACACCTCACCTTACCGGGGCTGGAACTGGTACACCTGCCGTGGCTGCAACCCCTCGCACACGAGCCCATAGCCGCCTACGCGGCGCGCATGACCGCCGCCGTGCGTCACGAAAAACCCATCCTGATGGGGATGTCTTTCGGGGGCATCATGGCCATCGAAATGGCCAAGTACCTCCCGTTGCACCGGCTCTGGCTTATATCGACCGTCAAACAGCGTCGCGAGATGCCCCTGTACATGCGTATGGGCAAGACGCTCCCGCTCCACAAACTTTTCCTGCCGCTGAACCCCCAACGCTGGATGGGGCCGCTGGAAAACTACAACCTGGGGGTCGAGACCCCTGACGAATACGCCATGGTCGCCGAGTACCGCCGCAGCGTGAACACCGCTTACCTGCGCTGGGCCATCAACGCCATCATCAACTGGGAGGCGTCCTCCCCGCCGGGAAAGAGCCTCCATATTCACGGCGGAAAGGACCGGATCTTCCCGGTGGGACTGGCTAAACCGGACCATATTATACCCGGCGCGGGCCACCTGATGGTCCATAACAGGGCGGACCAGGTCAGCCGCCTATTGTTAGCGGACCTTTAA
- a CDS encoding S26 family signal peptidase: MFRKAGVDAWKGLIPYYNTWIMVNLMGKKKVWFWLQFIPVVGQFITISLTIEFVKHFGRYTLIEHALVVFVPFLYLPYVGFSKNIHYIGPEKVKLYKKSVVREWIDAAVFAIVAATIIRTFVFEAYVIPTPSMEKTLLVNDFLFVSKFSYGPRIPETPLSFPFVHNTMPVTDGKSYLEWVHWPYYRVFPRPVERGDVVVFNFPVGDTVIDLPNYQSIRTYYSAVRDLGRNTILNDPDSYPLITRPVDKQENFIKRCTGIAGDTLSVRHGHVFINSVDQGLPPESEMYYHVATNGKPIPDDFIEQDLRIDLESDTAAGNTNGGNYNYEGNGSYFINLTPSMVDDVKHLPMVTSVVLDERINDSTDLFPYDRAHCRWYRDNYGPVWIPAKGATITLTPANIALYYRVISVYEHNDLEVKNGQITINGKATDTYTFKMNYYWMMGDNRHNSLDSRYWGFVPEDHVVGRASMIWMSYGPGGLRWKRIMRMIH, encoded by the coding sequence ATGTTCCGCAAAGCAGGTGTGGACGCATGGAAGGGATTGATCCCCTATTACAACACCTGGATCATGGTCAATCTGATGGGCAAGAAGAAGGTCTGGTTCTGGCTCCAGTTCATTCCCGTGGTGGGCCAGTTCATCACCATTTCCCTGACCATCGAATTCGTCAAACACTTCGGGCGCTATACGCTGATCGAGCACGCCCTTGTTGTCTTTGTCCCCTTTCTTTACCTGCCCTACGTTGGGTTTAGCAAGAACATCCACTACATCGGCCCCGAGAAGGTCAAGCTGTACAAAAAGTCCGTGGTCCGCGAATGGATCGACGCCGCGGTCTTTGCCATCGTAGCCGCCACCATCATCCGGACCTTTGTATTCGAGGCCTACGTGATCCCCACGCCCTCGATGGAAAAGACCCTGCTGGTAAACGACTTCCTGTTCGTGAGCAAATTCAGCTACGGCCCCCGGATCCCCGAGACGCCGCTGAGCTTTCCTTTTGTGCACAATACCATGCCCGTCACCGACGGCAAGTCCTACCTGGAATGGGTCCACTGGCCCTATTACCGCGTATTTCCCCGCCCCGTGGAGCGCGGTGACGTCGTGGTCTTTAACTTTCCGGTGGGCGATACCGTGATCGACCTCCCCAACTACCAATCCATCCGGACCTATTATTCCGCCGTCCGCGATCTGGGCCGTAATACCATCCTGAACGACCCCGACAGCTATCCCCTCATCACCCGTCCCGTCGACAAACAGGAAAACTTTATCAAACGCTGCACCGGCATCGCCGGCGACACCCTGAGTGTCCGTCACGGCCATGTCTTTATCAACAGCGTCGACCAGGGCCTGCCCCCCGAGTCCGAGATGTACTACCACGTCGCGACCAACGGCAAACCCATCCCCGACGACTTTATCGAACAAGACCTCCGCATCGACCTGGAGAGCGACACCGCCGCGGGCAATACCAACGGCGGCAACTATAACTACGAGGGCAACGGCAGCTACTTTATCAACCTCACGCCCTCCATGGTGGACGACGTGAAACACCTGCCCATGGTCACCTCGGTCGTCCTCGACGAACGCATCAACGACTCCACCGACCTGTTCCCGTACGACCGCGCCCACTGCCGCTGGTACCGCGACAACTACGGCCCGGTCTGGATCCCCGCGAAGGGCGCCACCATCACCCTCACCCCCGCCAACATCGCCCTCTACTACCGCGTCATTTCCGTATATGAGCACAATGACCTGGAGGTGAAAAACGGGCAAATCACCATCAACGGCAAGGCCACCGACACCTACACCTTCAAGATGAACTATTACTGGATGATGGGGGACAACCGTCACAACTCCCTCGACTCCCGTTACTGGGGCTTCGTGCCGGAGGACCACGTGGTTGGCCGCGCGTCCATGATCTGGATGAGCTATGGGCCCGGGGGGCTAAGGTGGAAAAGGATTATGCGGATGATACACTAA
- a CDS encoding pyruvate dehydrogenase complex E1 component subunit beta: protein MRQIAFREALREAMSEEMRLDKRVFLMGEEVAEYNGAYKVSQGMLEEFGAKRVIDTPISELGFAAIAVGAAQKGLRPIVEFMTWNFAVLALDQILNTASKMLAMSGGQVGCPIVFRGPNGSAGQLGAQHSTAFESYYANIPGLKVVSVSNPYDAKGLLKSAIRDNDPVIFMESELGYGDKGEVPEGEYLIPIGKADVKRAGTDVTIVSYNKMMKVALGAAEELQKEGISAEVIDLRTIRPLDWHTILESVKKTNRLVIVEEQWPMCSVSSEIAYRIQKEGFDYLDAPVRRITSADAPMHYAPNLVAQYLPDVPRTVKLVKEVMYQVK from the coding sequence ATGAGACAAATAGCTTTCCGTGAAGCGCTGCGCGAAGCCATGAGTGAAGAAATGCGGCTCGACAAACGCGTTTTCCTGATGGGTGAGGAAGTGGCCGAATACAATGGGGCTTATAAAGTAAGCCAGGGTATGCTGGAAGAATTCGGGGCCAAAAGGGTGATCGATACGCCCATCTCCGAACTGGGTTTTGCCGCCATCGCGGTGGGTGCCGCCCAAAAGGGCCTCCGTCCCATCGTCGAGTTCATGACCTGGAACTTTGCCGTCCTGGCCCTGGACCAGATCCTCAATACGGCCTCCAAGATGCTCGCCATGAGCGGCGGACAGGTCGGTTGTCCCATTGTTTTCCGCGGACCCAACGGTTCCGCCGGTCAGCTGGGTGCCCAGCACTCCACGGCTTTTGAAAGCTATTACGCCAACATCCCCGGTCTCAAGGTGGTGTCCGTCTCCAATCCCTACGACGCCAAAGGGCTCCTCAAGAGCGCCATCCGCGATAACGATCCCGTGATCTTTATGGAAAGCGAGCTGGGCTACGGCGACAAGGGGGAAGTACCCGAAGGGGAATACCTCATTCCTATCGGCAAAGCCGACGTCAAACGCGCCGGTACCGACGTTACCATCGTCTCCTACAACAAGATGATGAAGGTGGCGCTGGGCGCGGCCGAAGAGCTCCAGAAGGAAGGCATTTCCGCCGAAGTCATCGACCTGCGGACCATCCGCCCGCTCGACTGGCACACCATCCTGGAGTCTGTTAAAAAGACCAACCGCCTGGTGATCGTGGAAGAGCAATGGCCCATGTGCTCCGTCTCCTCCGAGATCGCCTACCGCATCCAAAAGGAAGGCTTCGACTACCTCGACGCCCCGGTCCGCCGCATCACCAGCGCCGACGCCCCGATGCACTACGCCCCCAACCTCGTGGCGCAGTACCTGCCGGATGTGCCCCGCACGGTGAAGCTGGTTAAGGAAGTTATGTACCAGGTTAAATAA
- a CDS encoding alpha-L-fucosidase: MRKIAVLLLFVASAAHAQYTPAPENLAARRWFDSARFGMFIHWGAFSVLGDGEWVMNNRNIKVQDYQRLQQIFNPTAFDAHAWVSIAKAAGMQYITLITRHHDGFSDWDTKASDWKITNTPWGKDAVKMIADECHKQGIKLFVYYSLLDWTRSDYPYETGRTGKGTGRTAKSDYAHYLQFMKDQLTELLTNYGEIAGVWFDGYWDQTAPEGAADRTPRIDWKLDEIYALIHKLQPQALIGNNHHLSPFPGEDFQMFEQDLPGENKSGLDFQPISRLPLESCVTMNDSWGFNITDEHYKSPKELITLLVRAAGYGANLLLNIGPLPNGVIQPEFQERLQGMGDWLKTYGGTIYGTRGGFLRPQDWGAVTQKGNHVFVHLLHVSGDTLSLPFPYKVRSAKAFASGAPVTYSVKDGRLLLRTEALDLQALDAVVDVEIRAN, encoded by the coding sequence ATGAGAAAGATCGCAGTTCTATTGCTGTTCGTGGCCAGTGCCGCGCATGCCCAATACACCCCCGCACCGGAGAACCTCGCCGCCCGCCGCTGGTTTGACAGCGCGCGTTTCGGGATGTTTATCCACTGGGGCGCGTTTAGCGTCCTGGGTGACGGGGAATGGGTGATGAACAACCGGAACATCAAGGTGCAGGACTACCAGCGCCTCCAGCAGATCTTTAACCCTACGGCCTTTGACGCCCACGCCTGGGTCAGCATTGCCAAGGCCGCGGGGATGCAATACATTACCCTGATCACCCGTCATCACGACGGCTTTAGCGATTGGGATACCAAGGCTTCCGACTGGAAGATCACCAATACCCCCTGGGGAAAGGACGCCGTGAAGATGATCGCGGACGAATGCCATAAACAAGGCATCAAACTTTTTGTCTACTATTCACTGCTGGACTGGACCCGCAGTGACTATCCCTACGAGACCGGCCGCACCGGGAAGGGTACGGGGCGCACGGCCAAGTCGGACTATGCCCACTACCTCCAGTTTATGAAGGACCAGCTCACAGAGCTCCTCACCAACTATGGCGAGATCGCCGGTGTGTGGTTTGACGGCTATTGGGACCAGACCGCCCCCGAGGGCGCCGCCGACCGTACGCCGCGGATCGACTGGAAGCTCGACGAGATTTATGCGCTCATCCATAAGCTCCAGCCGCAGGCGTTGATCGGCAACAACCATCACCTATCCCCCTTCCCCGGTGAAGATTTCCAGATGTTCGAGCAGGACCTGCCCGGGGAAAATAAATCCGGCCTCGATTTTCAACCCATATCGCGGCTGCCGCTGGAGTCTTGCGTGACGATGAACGACAGTTGGGGTTTTAACATCACCGACGAACACTACAAAAGCCCCAAGGAACTGATCACGCTGCTGGTCCGCGCGGCGGGGTATGGCGCGAACCTCCTGCTCAATATCGGGCCCCTGCCTAACGGGGTTATCCAACCGGAGTTTCAGGAGCGGCTGCAGGGGATGGGCGACTGGCTGAAAACCTACGGCGGCACCATCTACGGCACCCGTGGCGGGTTTTTACGGCCCCAGGACTGGGGCGCCGTGACCCAAAAGGGTAACCACGTCTTCGTACATTTACTACACGTTTCCGGGGACACCTTGTCGTTGCCCTTTCCCTATAAAGTACGATCGGCCAAGGCCTTTGCCAGCGGGGCTCCTGTGACGTATTCGGTGAAGGACGGGCGGTTGCTGCTCCGTACGGAAGCGCTTGACCTGCAGGCATTGGATGCCGTGGTCGACGTGGAAATCAGGGCAAATTGA
- a CDS encoding sigma-54-dependent transcriptional regulator has protein sequence MSSILIIDDEKAIRKTLSEILSYEGYKIEDAENGEEGLKKFNEKTYDCVLCDIKMPKVDGLEFLEKAKAANPDVPVIMISGHGTIETAVEAVKKGAFDYVSKPPDLNRLLITIRNAMDRQTLVTETKALKRKVKRTQEMIGTSEGIVRIKETIEKVAPTDARVLITGENGVGKELVARWIHEKSNRAEGPLVEVNCAAIPSELIESELFGHEKGSFTSAIKQRIGKFEQANGGTLFLDEIGDMSLSAQAKVLRALQEGKITRVGADKDISVDVRVIAATNKDLMQEVDAKTFRLDLYHRLSVILIHVASLNDRKEDVPELVDFFLQEIAGEYNQPKKAIDTKAVEALKGYNWTGNIRELRNVVERLVILSGKIIQVEDVHNYVLPG, from the coding sequence ATGTCCAGCATACTGATCATAGACGATGAAAAGGCCATCCGCAAGACCCTGAGCGAGATTCTTTCTTACGAAGGGTACAAGATCGAGGACGCGGAAAACGGCGAAGAAGGGTTGAAAAAATTCAACGAGAAGACCTACGACTGTGTCCTTTGCGACATCAAGATGCCGAAGGTGGACGGGTTGGAGTTTTTGGAAAAAGCAAAGGCGGCCAACCCGGACGTCCCCGTGATCATGATCTCGGGGCACGGGACCATCGAGACCGCCGTCGAGGCCGTGAAAAAAGGCGCCTTCGACTATGTCAGCAAACCCCCGGACCTGAACCGGCTGCTCATCACCATCCGCAACGCCATGGATCGCCAGACGCTGGTGACCGAAACAAAAGCACTAAAGCGGAAGGTCAAACGCACCCAGGAAATGATCGGCACCTCAGAAGGCATCGTCCGGATCAAGGAAACGATCGAAAAGGTGGCGCCCACCGACGCCCGTGTATTGATCACGGGGGAGAATGGGGTAGGAAAAGAACTGGTGGCGCGGTGGATCCACGAAAAAAGCAACCGCGCCGAGGGCCCGCTCGTCGAGGTCAACTGCGCAGCCATCCCGAGCGAGCTCATCGAAAGCGAGCTCTTCGGACACGAAAAGGGGTCTTTTACCTCGGCGATCAAACAACGCATCGGGAAGTTCGAACAGGCCAATGGGGGTACCCTTTTCCTTGATGAAATCGGTGATATGAGTTTATCGGCCCAGGCCAAGGTACTCCGCGCCCTCCAGGAAGGCAAGATCACCCGCGTGGGTGCCGACAAAGACATCAGCGTAGACGTCCGCGTTATCGCGGCCACCAATAAGGACCTGATGCAGGAAGTCGACGCCAAGACCTTCCGGCTCGACCTCTACCACCGGCTGAGCGTCATTCTGATCCACGTGGCTTCGCTCAACGACCGGAAAGAAGACGTACCGGAGCTGGTCGACTTCTTTTTGCAGGAGATCGCCGGTGAATACAACCAACCCAAAAAGGCCATCGACACCAAGGCGGTGGAAGCCCTGAAAGGATACAACTGGACCGGGAACATCCGCGAGCTGCGCAACGTCGTCGAACGCCTTGTCATCCTGTCCGGCAAAATCATACAAGTCGAGGACGTACACAATTATGTCCTGCCCGGATGA
- a CDS encoding cytidine deaminase: protein MATRDFHLSYTVYDSVDALPSEDAALMRAALDATRLSYAPYSRFRVGAAARMQSGAIVSGSNQENASYPVGICAERTLLSVASTLYPGEPIDTLAVTAAGSREPISPCGICRQSLLEFQGRTGRPLRLLMGGEFGPVWVVEDARGLLPLAFTTDNLLP from the coding sequence ATGGCTACGCGCGACTTTCACCTGTCTTATACCGTCTACGACTCGGTCGACGCGCTTCCTTCGGAGGACGCTGCGCTGATGCGCGCCGCCCTAGACGCCACACGGCTGTCCTACGCGCCCTATTCGCGGTTCCGTGTAGGCGCCGCCGCGCGGATGCAATCCGGTGCCATTGTTTCCGGGTCCAACCAGGAGAATGCGTCTTATCCTGTCGGTATCTGCGCCGAGCGCACCCTTCTGTCCGTGGCGTCCACGCTGTATCCCGGCGAACCCATCGACACCCTGGCCGTCACGGCCGCGGGCAGCCGCGAACCCATCAGTCCCTGCGGCATCTGCCGCCAGTCCCTCCTGGAGTTCCAGGGTCGCACCGGGCGGCCTCTCCGCTTGCTCATGGGCGGGGAATTTGGTCCCGTATGGGTCGTGGAAGATGCGCGGGGGTTGTTACCGCTGGCGTTTACAACGGACAACTTACTTCCGTAA
- a CDS encoding FkbM family methyltransferase — protein MLQPQIRKLKRTLAVFAGQITPIKTEVSIPHEWYGNAYGGFFVHPDLLNDRSVVYSFGIGEDVSFDLTMIEKHGCNVYGFDPTPKSIEWVKRQTLPPQFIFNPYGINAETGFVQFNLPRNKEYVSGSIEKHKGVDESEPILVPMKSFTDITRELGHQHVDLVKIDIEGTEYEIIDHILSSPVSIGQILIELHERFFRDGTAKTGKLLETLKRHSYAVFGVSETFEEVSFIKI, from the coding sequence ATGCTTCAGCCACAAATTAGAAAGCTAAAACGGACGCTTGCTGTTTTTGCCGGTCAGATCACCCCTATAAAAACCGAAGTATCGATTCCTCACGAATGGTATGGGAATGCGTATGGTGGTTTTTTTGTACACCCTGATCTTTTAAACGACCGTTCTGTCGTCTACTCTTTTGGCATAGGAGAAGACGTGTCGTTTGACCTGACGATGATCGAAAAGCACGGGTGCAACGTGTACGGCTTTGATCCTACGCCCAAGTCCATCGAATGGGTGAAACGGCAAACGCTGCCGCCCCAGTTTATTTTTAATCCCTATGGGATCAACGCAGAAACGGGTTTTGTACAGTTCAACCTGCCCAGGAACAAGGAATATGTTTCCGGGAGTATCGAGAAGCACAAAGGCGTGGACGAAAGCGAGCCGATCCTGGTGCCCATGAAGTCCTTTACCGACATCACCCGGGAACTCGGACACCAGCATGTCGACCTGGTCAAGATCGATATTGAAGGGACCGAATACGAAATCATCGACCATATCCTGTCCTCTCCCGTCTCCATCGGCCAGATCCTGATCGAGCTGCACGAACGTTTTTTCCGCGACGGGACGGCAAAGACCGGCAAACTCCTGGAAACGTTGAAACGCCATTCGTATGCTGTATTTGGCGTGTCCGAAACTTTTGAAGAAGTCTCGTTTATAAAGATATGA